The following proteins come from a genomic window of Phacochoerus africanus isolate WHEZ1 chromosome 9, ROS_Pafr_v1, whole genome shotgun sequence:
- the LOC125134939 gene encoding uncharacterized protein LOC125134939, with protein MATRGQGFLQMRCRFGCRGCYLAATRHLLAPGQEGLSLCTSSRWILALLDSVYSREQGPFSLANMLSATHPVLVIFLIIGGSNGDSVNQTEVPVVLLDEAPMTLNCTYETLDSAPYLFWYVQYLNRAPQLLLKGSTAKPRAEEQGFQATLVKSDKTFHLQKRSVQTSDSAVYYCALSDTVRGAAGGAEHKPRGHRWDWLWAALGGGFFSVSALACWRHPQGSSSSDAQSQDPWNSWIAGQRGL; from the exons atggccaccagagggcagggCTTTCTTCAGATGCGGTGCAGGTTTGGCTGCAGGGGCTGCTACTTGGCAGCCACAAGGCATTTGCTTGCTCCTGGGCAGGAGGGCCTCTCCCTTTGCACAAGCTCTCGCTGGATTTTAGCCTTGTTAGATTCGGTGTATTCCAGAGAGCAAGGACCATTTTCTTTGGCTAACATGCTTTCTGCCACTCACCCCGTTCTTGTGATCTTCTTAATCATCG GAGGGTCCAACGGAGACTCAGTGAACCAGACTGAAGTCCCAGTGGTTCTTCTAGATGAGGCACCTATGACTCTGAACTGCACTTATGAGACCCTTGATTCAGCTCCCTATCTTTTCTGGTATGTCCAGTATCTCAACAGAGCTCCTCAACTCCTCCTGAAGGGGTCAACTGCAAAACCAAGGGCAGAGGAGCAAGGTTTCCAGGCCACTCTGGTTAAGAGTGACAAGACCTTCCACCTGCAGAAACGCTCAGTGCAAACATCAGACTCGGCTGTGTACTACTGCGCCCTGAGTGACACAGTGAGAGGGGCTGCAGGGGGAGCTGAGCATAAACCCAGAGGGCACAGGTGGGACTGGCTgtgggctgccctgggaggggggttcttctctgtctctgctctGGCATGCTGGAGGCATCCTCAGGGTAGTTCCAGCTCTGATGCTCAGAGCCAGGATCCTTGGAATTCTTGGATTGCTGGACAGAGAGGACTCTAG